A window of the Desulforapulum autotrophicum HRM2 genome harbors these coding sequences:
- a CDS encoding prolipoprotein diacylglyceryl transferase — protein sequence MKKALILLMIIGLVVFTGCGKDDKGEESSAAIEEKAGQTVESVMEKTGQAVETVKEKTEQSVETVEGKTEDVVEAAKEKAEDAMEAAKEKTEDAMEAAKEKTEDAVETAKDKTGQAVDAVKNKTGQMVETAKEKVSD from the coding sequence ATGAAAAAAGCTTTGATTTTATTAATGATAATCGGTCTTGTGGTTTTTACAGGATGTGGCAAGGACGATAAGGGCGAAGAATCTTCCGCAGCCATTGAAGAAAAAGCCGGCCAAACAGTTGAATCCGTTATGGAGAAAACCGGACAGGCAGTCGAAACAGTAAAGGAAAAGACAGAACAATCAGTGGAAACAGTGGAAGGGAAGACTGAAGACGTTGTAGAAGCAGCGAAAGAGAAAGCTGAAGATGCGATGGAAGCTGCGAAAGAGAAAACTGAAGATGCGATGGAAGCTGCAAAAGAAAAGACTGAAGATGCTGTCGAAACTGCAAAGGATAAGACAGGTCAGGCAGTTGACGCTGTAAAAAATAAAACAGGCCAGATGGTCGAAACCGCAAAGGAAAAGGTCAGCGACTAA
- a CDS encoding Bcr/CflA family efflux MFS transporter, producing the protein MKKKQSVFGDRTLMVMLALLSAFPPLSTDLYLPALPRVMHVMQTSQSLINLSLSLFLIFFGLGILIWGAVSEKYGRKPILLIGLGLYVFGSIGCALSVNIGQLILARVVQAFGGGAAEAVVTAMVKDMYSGRKRESVLAVVMSMVVVAPVVAPVMGAALMKFMSWNAIFWVLAGVGIVAFFLSLLLDETLQKRYSGSFIQSLGRLAVVLKNPGFSVLLGVFSMAPLPLMAFIAASSFVYIQVFGMTETLYSFYFAFNALGALAGPLLYLKLSRRFSPGNIITGCFAFLIVCGILLDVAGSSSSVFFALTMLAATVSLSLLRPPTANMLLFQQQTDTGAAAALINFMGLFMGSIGMFIISLETGDLISSLGLMQIIVGAVCGSLWLLVRSKSFIRQEG; encoded by the coding sequence ATGAAAAAGAAACAAAGCGTTTTTGGCGACCGTACGCTTATGGTCATGCTGGCCCTGCTCAGTGCCTTTCCTCCTTTATCCACAGACCTTTATCTGCCGGCCCTTCCCCGTGTGATGCATGTGATGCAGACCAGTCAGAGCCTTATCAATTTGAGCTTGAGTCTGTTTTTGATCTTTTTTGGCCTGGGCATCCTGATTTGGGGGGCTGTGAGTGAAAAGTACGGCAGGAAACCGATTCTTTTGATAGGCCTTGGCCTTTATGTGTTTGGCAGTATTGGATGTGCCCTTTCCGTCAACATCGGGCAGCTTATCCTGGCCAGAGTGGTTCAGGCCTTTGGGGGCGGGGCTGCAGAGGCTGTGGTAACGGCCATGGTCAAAGATATGTATTCCGGCCGTAAACGGGAATCTGTTTTGGCCGTGGTCATGTCCATGGTGGTGGTGGCGCCGGTGGTGGCACCGGTAATGGGGGCAGCCTTGATGAAATTCATGTCCTGGAATGCGATTTTCTGGGTGCTGGCTGGCGTGGGAATCGTTGCGTTTTTTCTTTCCCTGCTCCTGGATGAGACCCTTCAAAAACGTTATTCAGGTTCTTTTATCCAATCCCTTGGGCGTTTGGCAGTGGTCTTGAAAAATCCCGGATTTTCGGTTTTGCTGGGGGTCTTTTCCATGGCCCCCCTGCCTTTGATGGCTTTTATTGCGGCCTCCTCTTTTGTGTATATCCAGGTTTTTGGGATGACAGAGACGCTCTACAGTTTCTATTTTGCCTTTAACGCTCTGGGGGCACTGGCTGGTCCCCTGCTATACCTCAAGCTGTCACGCCGGTTTTCTCCAGGCAATATCATTACAGGGTGTTTTGCATTCTTGATCGTCTGCGGGATTTTGCTTGACGTGGCCGGCAGTTCCTCTTCGGTCTTTTTTGCGCTGACCATGCTTGCGGCCACGGTTTCCCTTAGCCTGCTGCGTCCCCCGACGGCCAATATGCTGTTGTTCCAGCAGCAGACGGATACCGGTGCTGCGGCCGCCCTGATTAATTTTATGGGGCTGTTCATGGGCAGTATCGGCATGTTTATCATCTCCCTTGAAACTGGTGACCTGATTTCAAGTCTGGGCCTCATGCAGATCATTGTGGGCGCTGTTTGTGGCAGTCTCTGGCTCCTGGTTCGGAGCAAGTCCTTTATCCGACAGGAGGGGTGA
- a CDS encoding sensor histidine kinase — MNFERLRMLLIAAFMLVSLVPMAVLGYKMISQGETMIKEKSSVYLKGFAKRNAEAINGFMVERVNDMNVLSNIVCLFGLNVTMLQDHFEQMAEDYSPFIAFSGLDLSGRRVFTSLGSSFDCGSVDALEENSSPGPGTTLGKVTMMSTDQEEIPVLKICTSLNVRSREDCGHLCALVDFRPMGALLRKSNIEVTGEVYLVDEHGRFLSSSRFGAVALRDSISMAAIPGQAPHGIYETTDYREERVLQAYQKVDGFPWYVIADQDMAEILNRINALGREAVGYGLFTALIVFCLAFIISTLIVNILKSKYRYEKELEFQVIQKEKLASLGLLTSGLAHELNTPLANALLYTQIASEELNEAGCETEDIQARLSTVVEEIHQGSKIIRNLLDFSRHSTNDAQVADVNKTLTKLMGIAGPHCVSGKIDVQTVLEEKMPKARVDASTLQSILTNLVANAIEAMPQGGVLKLKTRHVKVLRIIKIEIADSGPGIPKEERAKVFTPFFTTKQRGKGTGLGLFVSHEMVRKLGGNIRVISSTGNESSTPGTVFTVELPTEQAE; from the coding sequence GTGAATTTTGAAAGACTCAGGATGCTCCTGATCGCCGCATTCATGCTTGTTTCCCTGGTGCCCATGGCTGTCCTTGGTTACAAGATGATTTCCCAGGGTGAAACCATGATCAAGGAAAAATCGTCCGTTTATTTAAAGGGGTTTGCCAAAAGAAATGCAGAGGCAATAAATGGATTCATGGTGGAAAGGGTCAATGACATGAATGTCCTTTCTAATATTGTCTGTCTCTTTGGCTTAAACGTCACCATGCTCCAGGACCATTTTGAACAGATGGCCGAGGACTACAGCCCCTTTATTGCCTTTTCCGGGCTGGACCTGTCTGGACGCAGGGTGTTCACAAGCCTCGGTTCTTCCTTTGATTGTGGGTCGGTGGATGCCCTGGAAGAAAATAGCAGCCCAGGACCGGGAACAACCCTTGGTAAAGTGACCATGATGTCCACTGACCAGGAGGAGATTCCCGTGTTGAAGATCTGCACATCCTTGAACGTCAGATCAAGGGAAGATTGCGGCCATTTATGTGCCCTTGTTGATTTCAGACCCATGGGGGCGCTGTTGAGAAAAAGCAACATCGAAGTGACAGGGGAGGTTTATCTGGTAGATGAACACGGCAGGTTTTTATCCTCGTCTAGATTTGGGGCTGTAGCCCTCAGGGATTCCATTTCAATGGCCGCCATCCCAGGGCAGGCACCCCATGGAATTTATGAAACAACCGATTATCGGGAAGAGCGGGTATTGCAGGCATACCAGAAGGTTGACGGGTTTCCCTGGTATGTCATTGCCGATCAGGATATGGCGGAAATTCTCAATCGTATCAATGCGTTAGGTAGGGAGGCCGTTGGTTATGGTCTGTTCACGGCATTGATTGTTTTTTGCCTCGCCTTTATCATCTCAACCCTTATTGTTAATATTTTAAAATCTAAGTATCGATACGAAAAAGAGCTGGAGTTCCAGGTGATACAAAAGGAAAAGTTAGCCTCCCTTGGCCTTTTGACATCGGGACTTGCCCATGAGTTGAATACTCCCCTTGCCAATGCACTGCTCTACACCCAGATTGCAAGCGAAGAGCTCAATGAGGCGGGGTGCGAAACAGAGGATATCCAGGCAAGGCTTTCCACGGTGGTTGAGGAAATCCACCAGGGCAGTAAAATCATAAGAAATCTCCTTGATTTTTCCCGTCACTCCACAAATGACGCCCAGGTTGCCGATGTCAATAAAACCCTGACCAAACTAATGGGCATCGCAGGTCCCCATTGTGTGTCCGGTAAGATAGACGTTCAAACAGTCCTGGAAGAAAAAATGCCCAAAGCCCGGGTCGATGCCAGCACTCTTCAATCCATTTTGACAAATCTTGTTGCAAATGCCATTGAGGCCATGCCCCAGGGTGGCGTGTTAAAGTTAAAGACCCGCCATGTGAAGGTTTTAAGGATCATAAAAATCGAAATTGCCGATTCCGGACCCGGGATTCCAAAGGAGGAGCGGGCCAAGGTCTTTACCCCTTTTTTTACAACCAAACAACGGGGCAAGGGAACCGGTCTCGGGTTGTTTGTCAGCCATGAAATGGTCAGGAAACTTGGGGGAAATATTCGGGTCATCAGTTCAACAGGAAATGAATCCAGCACCCCTGGAACGGTTTTTACGGTGGAATTGCCCACTGAACAGGCAGAGTAA
- a CDS encoding putative bifunctional diguanylate cyclase/phosphodiesterase, translated as MKHFRQSHGIFFITSLLKLEVMDRLSQALNKNVKIMKSRVSHYAILGVIIAFIAIILATLLSSHFQYGEINLTTILESQKNNVTLWFMDAMPFVFAFWGQYTSSIMAYEASTMIMDQTADLRDLTVALEYKAAHDATHDIVTDLPNRILLLDRLEQAIQAARRQKSTLALLIFGFDNFKEIHDTLGHFSSDRLLKQIVSRLQGVLRKSDTLARMGSDEFAILLPMVENKEAIINIIGKIQKTFIEPFSIEGLGLEVQACIGIAMFPQHGKDVDTILQRTHVALCAAKQDIKKYTIYSNGLDKHNPHHLTMVGELRQAIENDELVLHFQPKINIQTRSISGVEALVRWQHPEHGFLPPDDFIPMAERTGLIKPLSIWVLNHALSQGEKWHQQNFKLSIAINLSPATFLDPELPNLIIGMLSLYDIPPNFVTLEITEGSMIKNPDLAMEILERLTSKGIKISIDDFGTGYSSLVYLKKMPASEVKIDKSFVTDMLKNDNDAVIVKSIIDLGHNLGLKVVAEGVEDKQTANYLKTLGCDLLQGYYFSKPLSSDDFLNWLPKN; from the coding sequence ATGAAACATTTTCGACAGAGCCATGGGATCTTTTTTATCACTTCTTTATTGAAACTTGAGGTTATGGACAGACTAAGCCAGGCACTTAATAAAAATGTCAAAATAATGAAATCCAGGGTAAGCCATTATGCCATACTTGGTGTTATTATTGCTTTTATTGCAATTATCCTGGCCACCCTGCTCTCCAGCCATTTTCAATATGGCGAAATCAATTTAACTACCATTTTGGAATCACAGAAAAACAATGTAACGCTCTGGTTCATGGATGCCATGCCCTTTGTCTTTGCCTTCTGGGGTCAATATACAAGTTCCATCATGGCCTATGAGGCCAGCACTATGATCATGGACCAGACCGCAGATTTAAGGGACCTGACCGTTGCCCTTGAATACAAAGCAGCACATGACGCCACCCATGATATTGTAACGGATCTTCCCAACCGAATACTCCTGCTGGACCGTCTTGAACAGGCCATCCAGGCAGCCAGACGCCAAAAATCTACCCTGGCACTTTTAATTTTTGGTTTTGATAATTTTAAAGAGATCCATGACACCCTTGGACATTTCAGCAGCGATCGACTTTTAAAACAAATCGTATCCAGACTACAGGGTGTCCTAAGAAAATCAGACACCCTTGCCAGAATGGGCAGTGATGAATTCGCCATTCTGTTACCCATGGTGGAAAATAAAGAAGCGATCATCAACATCATTGGAAAAATCCAAAAAACATTCATAGAACCCTTTTCCATTGAAGGACTGGGACTTGAAGTTCAGGCCTGCATCGGAATTGCCATGTTTCCCCAACACGGCAAAGATGTGGATACCATTCTTCAACGAACCCATGTGGCGCTCTGTGCGGCGAAACAGGATATAAAAAAATACACCATTTATTCCAATGGCCTGGACAAACACAATCCCCATCACCTCACCATGGTGGGGGAACTGCGACAGGCCATTGAAAATGATGAACTGGTTCTCCATTTTCAACCCAAAATCAATATACAGACACGCAGCATCAGCGGCGTTGAAGCCCTGGTTCGCTGGCAGCATCCTGAACATGGTTTTCTGCCGCCGGATGATTTTATCCCCATGGCCGAACGGACCGGGCTTATCAAGCCGCTTTCCATCTGGGTGTTGAACCATGCCCTGAGCCAGGGCGAAAAATGGCACCAGCAAAATTTCAAACTGAGCATTGCCATAAACCTGAGCCCGGCAACCTTTTTGGACCCGGAATTACCGAATCTCATCATCGGGATGCTTTCCCTTTATGACATTCCGCCAAATTTTGTTACCCTTGAAATCACGGAAGGGTCCATGATAAAGAATCCTGACCTGGCAATGGAAATCCTGGAAAGGCTCACAAGCAAGGGGATCAAAATATCAATAGATGATTTTGGTACTGGCTACTCTTCCCTGGTCTATCTGAAAAAAATGCCGGCAAGTGAAGTTAAAATTGACAAGTCATTTGTCACGGACATGTTGAAAAATGATAATGATGCTGTCATCGTCAAATCCATCATCGACCTTGGTCATAATCTAGGCCTCAAGGTCGTGGCAGAGGGCGTGGAGGACAAACAAACAGCAAATTATCTAAAAACACTTGGATGCGACCTGCTCCAGGGCTATTATTTCAGCAAACCATTGAGCAGTGATGATTTTTTAAACTGGCTGCCCAAGAATTAA
- a CDS encoding M6 family metalloprotease domain-containing protein, whose protein sequence is MPIPYTGEEFTFYNPDGSEVRVRGWGDQFFAVFETLEGYTVVKDPKSGFYHYAELSPDKSTLLPGRIRVGDVPPEQLSLPQHLQIDRQAAKKQARAAEEEAGVRPRWMQRRDEHQQKKARMAPSPDDEDPSPATVGNYVGLCLLIQFPDVPGTIDSGKIDNFCNQTEYSEFGNNGSVRDYFYDISDGKLTYMNRVTAYYTANHNRSHYTNPAISFGMRARELIIEALNDLKNKGFNFSQLTADGSGYVRALNIFYAGARVNNWSEGLWPHSWALASPYTASSNRKFSDYQITNIGSQLTLRTFCHENGHMICDFPDLYDYGGQSSGVGNFCLMCSGGSNVNPTQVCAYLKYDAGWASKLTNLGPGMSVNVSSGKNDFLILKKSNQTEYFIIENRRQNKRDTALPDEGLAIWHVDELGSNDNEQMTLAKHYKCSLEQADGRLDLERRANNGDSTDLFGAPDYRKFGFSTTPNSKWWDGSASGLEITNISAPGVTITVKTQALWQNNREVLRTHAKNSTKSAWAYFKGDSAWNQVSASTTDGCTNLFFTLCEGLANNRKVDVLIKDGKIIQATLK, encoded by the coding sequence ATGCCAATACCCTACACTGGTGAAGAATTCACGTTTTATAATCCAGATGGCTCAGAGGTGCGCGTTCGCGGCTGGGGGGATCAGTTTTTCGCTGTCTTTGAGACACTGGAGGGTTACACCGTTGTCAAGGATCCAAAGTCAGGCTTTTATCACTATGCAGAATTATCCCCTGACAAAAGCACACTCCTGCCTGGCCGAATTCGCGTTGGTGATGTCCCACCAGAGCAGCTTAGCCTGCCGCAGCATTTACAAATTGATCGCCAGGCTGCTAAAAAGCAGGCAAGAGCTGCTGAAGAAGAGGCTGGTGTTCGTCCTCGATGGATGCAGCGCAGAGATGAGCACCAACAAAAAAAAGCGAGGATGGCACCTTCGCCAGACGACGAGGACCCGTCTCCTGCCACTGTGGGCAATTACGTGGGCCTGTGTCTGCTCATTCAATTTCCAGATGTCCCCGGCACAATTGATTCAGGTAAAATAGACAATTTCTGTAATCAAACAGAATATTCGGAATTTGGCAACAATGGTTCTGTCCGCGATTATTTTTATGATATCTCAGATGGAAAGTTGACCTACATGAACCGAGTTACAGCCTACTATACTGCAAACCACAACCGCTCACACTATACGAACCCCGCAATTTCTTTTGGTATGCGGGCACGGGAATTGATAATTGAGGCTCTGAACGATCTGAAAAACAAAGGTTTTAATTTTAGCCAACTGACCGCAGATGGAAGCGGCTATGTCCGTGCCCTGAATATTTTTTACGCAGGAGCAAGGGTCAACAACTGGTCAGAGGGCCTTTGGCCACACTCTTGGGCGTTAGCATCTCCGTATACGGCCAGCAGCAACAGAAAATTTTCCGATTACCAGATCACCAATATCGGTAGTCAACTCACCCTGCGTACGTTCTGTCATGAAAATGGACATATGATATGTGATTTTCCAGATCTCTATGATTACGGAGGGCAATCATCGGGGGTCGGGAATTTCTGCTTGATGTGCTCCGGTGGCTCAAATGTCAATCCGACACAAGTATGTGCCTATCTCAAATATGATGCAGGATGGGCTTCAAAGCTCACTAATTTGGGCCCTGGCATGTCCGTTAACGTATCCTCCGGCAAAAACGATTTTCTGATTTTAAAAAAGAGTAACCAGACTGAATATTTTATCATTGAAAATCGTCGGCAGAACAAGCGAGATACTGCCCTGCCGGATGAAGGGCTTGCAATCTGGCATGTTGACGAACTAGGGAGCAACGACAATGAGCAGATGACCTTGGCAAAACATTATAAATGTTCTTTAGAACAGGCTGACGGGCGACTTGACCTTGAGAGAAGAGCAAACAACGGGGACAGTACCGACCTTTTTGGAGCGCCTGATTACAGAAAGTTTGGGTTTTCAACGACGCCGAACAGTAAATGGTGGGATGGCTCCGCATCGGGATTGGAGATAACCAATATTTCCGCCCCCGGGGTCACGATAACCGTCAAGACGCAGGCACTTTGGCAAAACAACAGGGAAGTCCTGCGCACCCACGCCAAAAATAGCACGAAATCAGCCTGGGCATATTTCAAAGGTGATAGTGCCTGGAATCAAGTCAGTGCCAGTACCACGGACGGGTGTACCAATTTGTTTTTTACCTTATGTGAAGGCCTGGCAAACAATCGTAAAGTCGATGTATTGATCAAAGACGGAAAGATAATCCAAGCGACCTTAAAATAA
- a CDS encoding sigma-54-dependent transcriptional regulator, translated as MGKYTILIVEDDQRMNQALLHILSKKGYAVESVDSGEKALERIRQTRFDLVVSDLKLPGMDGMEVLKAIKQYDRTILFVIITAYGTVDTAVSAMKQGAEDYILKPFDMEELRLVVEKTLEKRGLFLDNLRLQQQLEKKYTFENIVGTSESMMGVFKTINRVKESRSTVLIRGETGTGKELVARAIHFNSARALKPYLPVNCAALNEDLMASELFGHVKGAFTGAVADKRGLFEAADGGTLFLDEIGDVGQGLQQTFLRALEKGEIQPVGSFQRKIVSVRIIAATNKNLEAMVEQGGFRKDLYYRLNVVTIDLPPLRQRKEDIGLLAAHFLTKYAAQNNKNIRGIAPRALRLLENYSWPGNVRELENIIERATLFELTQEITPDSLPQVVIEPCTVLDPSPFSMETTSLEAVSRRHIVRILEMTNHNKTQASKLLGIDRSTLWRIMNRLKLN; from the coding sequence ATGGGTAAATACACGATATTAATTGTTGAAGATGATCAGAGAATGAACCAGGCGTTGCTCCATATTCTTTCAAAAAAAGGGTATGCTGTTGAAAGTGTCGATTCCGGGGAAAAAGCCCTGGAAAGAATCCGGCAGACCCGTTTTGATCTGGTCGTATCTGACCTGAAACTTCCGGGTATGGATGGCATGGAGGTTTTAAAGGCCATCAAGCAGTATGACCGCACCATTCTTTTTGTTATCATTACGGCATACGGTACGGTTGACACGGCTGTCTCAGCCATGAAACAGGGTGCTGAAGACTATATCCTGAAGCCCTTTGACATGGAGGAACTACGGCTTGTGGTGGAAAAAACCCTGGAAAAACGAGGGTTGTTTCTGGACAACCTTCGTTTGCAGCAGCAGCTTGAGAAAAAATACACTTTTGAGAATATTGTCGGCACCAGTGAATCAATGATGGGGGTCTTTAAAACCATCAACAGGGTCAAGGAGTCAAGGAGCACCGTGCTGATCAGGGGAGAGACGGGCACGGGCAAAGAACTGGTTGCAAGGGCCATTCATTTTAACAGTGCCCGGGCGTTAAAGCCCTATCTGCCGGTCAACTGTGCGGCACTCAATGAAGACCTTATGGCAAGCGAGCTGTTTGGACATGTGAAAGGGGCGTTTACCGGTGCTGTGGCAGACAAGAGAGGGCTGTTTGAGGCAGCAGACGGAGGGACCCTTTTCCTTGACGAGATCGGGGATGTGGGGCAGGGGCTTCAGCAGACCTTTCTAAGGGCATTGGAAAAAGGGGAAATTCAGCCGGTGGGCTCTTTTCAGCGTAAAATCGTCTCCGTAAGGATCATTGCCGCAACAAATAAAAATCTTGAGGCCATGGTCGAACAAGGTGGTTTTCGCAAGGATCTTTACTATCGGTTGAATGTGGTTACGATTGATTTGCCGCCCCTGCGCCAACGTAAGGAGGATATCGGCCTGCTGGCCGCTCATTTCTTAACCAAGTATGCCGCACAGAACAATAAGAACATCCGTGGAATTGCCCCCAGGGCACTTCGACTGCTGGAAAATTACTCCTGGCCGGGCAATGTCAGGGAACTTGAAAATATAATTGAACGGGCAACTCTTTTTGAACTCACCCAGGAGATTACCCCTGACAGCCTTCCCCAGGTTGTGATCGAACCCTGCACGGTTTTGGATCCATCCCCATTCTCCATGGAGACGACCTCCCTGGAGGCGGTGAGCAGAAGACACATCGTCCGGATACTCGAGATGACCAATCACAACAAGACGCAGGCGTCAAAACTCCTGGGTATTGATCGATCAACCCTGTGGCGCATCATGAATCGTTTAAAGTTAAATTAA
- a CDS encoding peptidase U32 family protein: MNRKMELLAPGGDMDSIKAAITAGADAVYCGLNKFNARGRATNINFEDLNGILNFAHRNTCKVFLTINIMVVGSEIPLLINLLNKLVNTSIDGVIVQDLGLLYLLSTYFKTLEIHASTQLTTHNEGQISFLSSLTAARVNLSRELNLKEIKALATKANEQNVLTEVFVHGSQCISFSGMCYMSSVMGGNSGNRGRCSQPCRDRYITTPQGKKFPLNLKDNCAYLDLRQIYDAGVASLKIEGRIKKSDYVYTVVNSWRKQLHRFYTQDKISDDTSDFYKVFNRDFSDDYLRGSINKSMFIDNPRDNSIKHLIEVNNLSKDRKRVKGQKDIFEEKTEIKTVVNNEINSVIISKAPLTLTVSGRRGTPLKISVRTPETSFEVLSKSDLVNAAKTNLGRPDSHPEHEAVVLEKNHKKKKSDFKTLDHDDLLVRLSAINDTEYYIEDLDTAGLERDLFISFNGFSSMKKEILFILNGSRHRIEPIAVPFLKKQPKLENPTLAVLISSKEDISLSNETSADIYFQLPNGFKKEQATCMDLFLKNRKLIPWIPSILIGDDYAAAVTFLDQLHPRLIVTNNTGIAHEACKKGISWIAGPYLNIANSFSLLCLKERFNCHGSFISNELSRFQIRGMIPPEDFKLYYSIYHPILLMTSRQCLIRQVIGCEKDCIDEDCIQSCHRSSTLTNLKNNPLFIKKTKGNYHSIYHWNNFLNTDILTDIPGLFSSFFIDLRDIETETKIQTDKFGLINLFENFLRGSPGSKEKLKQNLYPTTCTQYKKGV; this comes from the coding sequence ATGAACAGAAAAATGGAGCTGCTGGCACCCGGTGGAGACATGGATTCAATAAAAGCGGCAATAACAGCAGGGGCTGATGCCGTATACTGTGGTCTGAATAAATTCAATGCAAGGGGTCGTGCGACCAATATTAATTTTGAGGATCTCAACGGGATATTAAATTTTGCCCATCGGAATACCTGCAAAGTATTTCTTACCATTAATATCATGGTGGTGGGTAGTGAAATTCCCCTTCTCATAAATTTGCTGAACAAACTTGTAAACACTTCAATAGATGGGGTCATTGTCCAGGATCTGGGATTATTATATCTTTTGTCAACCTATTTTAAAACGCTTGAAATCCATGCCTCCACCCAGTTGACAACCCACAATGAAGGCCAGATTTCTTTTTTAAGCAGCCTCACTGCAGCCCGGGTCAATCTTTCCAGGGAGTTAAATTTAAAGGAGATCAAGGCGTTGGCCACCAAGGCCAATGAACAGAATGTCCTGACCGAAGTCTTTGTCCACGGATCCCAATGTATCTCCTTTTCAGGTATGTGTTATATGAGTTCTGTGATGGGAGGAAATTCCGGGAATCGTGGCAGATGCAGCCAACCCTGTAGAGACCGATATATAACCACTCCCCAGGGTAAAAAATTTCCCCTTAATCTCAAAGACAATTGTGCATACCTGGACCTGAGGCAGATATACGATGCAGGGGTTGCATCATTGAAGATTGAGGGACGGATAAAGAAATCTGACTATGTATATACGGTGGTCAATTCCTGGAGAAAACAACTCCATCGCTTTTACACCCAAGACAAAATCAGTGATGACACCAGTGATTTTTACAAGGTGTTTAACCGTGATTTTTCAGACGACTATTTAAGGGGATCTATTAATAAGTCAATGTTCATTGATAACCCCCGTGATAATTCCATCAAACATCTGATTGAAGTCAATAATCTTTCCAAAGATAGAAAAAGGGTAAAAGGTCAGAAAGATATTTTTGAAGAAAAAACAGAAATAAAAACCGTTGTGAACAATGAGATCAATTCTGTAATCATCTCAAAGGCACCTTTAACCCTGACGGTTTCCGGAAGACGGGGTACCCCTTTAAAAATATCTGTCAGAACACCCGAAACTTCCTTTGAGGTTCTTTCAAAAAGCGATCTTGTAAATGCTGCAAAAACCAACCTGGGAAGGCCTGATTCCCATCCAGAACATGAAGCCGTTGTTTTGGAAAAAAACCATAAAAAAAAGAAGAGTGACTTTAAAACCCTGGATCACGATGATTTATTAGTACGCCTGAGCGCCATAAACGATACGGAATATTACATTGAGGACTTGGACACAGCAGGTCTTGAAAGGGATCTTTTCATATCTTTTAATGGGTTCTCTTCAATGAAGAAAGAAATTTTATTCATACTGAATGGTTCAAGGCACAGGATTGAGCCCATTGCGGTGCCTTTTTTAAAAAAACAACCTAAATTAGAAAATCCCACACTGGCAGTACTCATATCATCCAAAGAGGATATTTCACTTTCCAATGAGACCTCAGCCGACATTTATTTTCAACTGCCCAATGGTTTCAAAAAAGAACAGGCAACATGCATGGACCTTTTTCTAAAAAACAGGAAATTGATCCCCTGGATTCCTTCCATCTTAATCGGAGACGATTACGCGGCTGCGGTGACGTTTCTTGACCAGCTGCATCCCCGGTTGATCGTGACGAACAATACTGGAATCGCCCATGAGGCCTGTAAAAAAGGAATCTCCTGGATAGCAGGGCCCTATCTTAATATTGCCAATTCCTTTAGCCTTTTATGTTTAAAAGAACGGTTTAACTGCCATGGCTCTTTTATCTCAAATGAACTGAGCAGATTTCAGATCAGAGGCATGATTCCGCCTGAAGATTTCAAGCTCTATTATAGCATCTATCACCCGATTTTACTTATGACCAGTAGACAATGCCTGATTCGCCAAGTTATTGGATGTGAAAAAGACTGCATTGATGAAGACTGCATTCAAAGCTGCCACAGATCTTCAACCCTGACAAATTTAAAGAACAATCCGCTCTTTATAAAAAAAACAAAGGGAAATTATCATTCCATCTATCACTGGAACAATTTTCTCAATACAGATATTCTCACCGACATACCTGGTCTCTTTTCCAGTTTTTTTATTGATTTAAGGGATATAGAAACCGAAACCAAAATTCAGACAGATAAATTCGGCCTGATCAATCTTTTTGAAAACTTTTTAAGGGGTTCCCCAGGTTCAAAAGAGAAACTCAAACAGAACCTTTATCCAACGACCTGCACCCAATACAAAAAAGGGGTCTGA